From a region of the Arachis ipaensis cultivar K30076 chromosome B09, Araip1.1, whole genome shotgun sequence genome:
- the LOC107616218 gene encoding F-box/kelch-repeat protein At3g23880-like: MRGNLLGTTDKRPKPLSPTKAPPILPSEVIEEILVRVPASTLVKLKIVCKSWNALISNPVFARDHLHWSRADPSMTRPRLIYSFSNDRKIRFSNPSSPLNEDGFFEMDVGLDILGSCNGLICLRWITGYLRQSIRLWNPCTRSASDWLKIASQPGNMYGFGYDRVHHNYKFLYGHKIHTFGSNSRTTIVQDPPSYDPKPAIGTFVYGTLNWAAQARSNFLEWVILSFHLANENFCPLSLPGMDNSDERYVPAVGALRDRLCVCLKEKYGRWIFWVMEDYGVQESWTKFITIFSKRHQETLTCYSFKAMYMTENDDVLAVFFSPYDNVSFNLVIIEANDGRASQRNLYMAGHQYCYVYHESLVSPSHLGLPSFHY; encoded by the coding sequence ATGCGGGGAAACCTTCTCGGAACCACCGACAAGCGGCCGAAACCCCTGTCTCCAACAAAGGCGCCACCCATCCTTCCGAGCGAGGTGATCGAGGAGATCCTGGTGAGGGTTCCGGCGAGTACCCTTGTGAAATTGAAGATTGTGTGCAAATCATGGAATGCACTCATCTCCAACCCCGTATTCGCCAGAGACCACCTTCACTGGTCAAGAGCAGATCCAAGCATGACCCGCCCACGACTGATATATAGCTTTTCAAATGATCGCAAAATCCGATTTTCGAACCCATCCTCCCCTCTTAATGAAGATGGGTTCTTCGAGATGGATGTTGGTCTGGATATCTTGGGTTCCTGCAATGGCTTGATCTGCCTCCGCTGGATTACCGGTTATCTGCGGCAATCCATCAGATTGTGGAATCCCTGTACCAGATCAGCATCCGATTGGTTGAAAATTGCGTCGCAACCGGGTAACATGTATGGTTTTGGCTATGATCGTGTGCATCATAATTACAAGTTTCTATATGGCCACAAAATTCACACTTTCGGTTCGAATTCTCGGACAACCATCGTGCAAGATCCCCCATCTTACGACCCCAAGCCGGCGATAGGGACGTTTGTGTATGGCACTCTAAATTGGGCAGCTCAGGCTCGTAGCAACTTTCTCGAATGGGTGATCCTTTCCTTTCACTTAGCCAACGAGAATTTTTGCCCATTGTCTCTGCCTGGTATGGATAATAGTGACGAGCGTTATGTTCCTGCCGTGGGTGCGTTGAGGGACAGGCTTTGTGTTTGTTTGAAGGAAAAGTATGGTCGTTGGATCTTCTGGGTGATGGAGGATTATGGAGTCCAAGAGTCTTGGACTAAGTTCATCACCATATTTAGTAAGCGGCATCAAGAAACTCTAACGTGTTATTCATTTAAAGCCATGTACATGACGGAAAATGATGACGTTCTGGCTGTTTTCTTCAGTCCGTATGataatgtatctttcaatttagTTATTATTGAAGCAAATGATGGCCGAGCATCGCAACGAAATCTTTACATGGCAGGTCATCAGTACTGCTATGTTTACCATGAAAGCTTGGTTTCGCCCTCCCATTTAGGTCTTCCAAGTTTTCACTACTGA